TCGAAGGGTTCTCGTCACTAAAGAGGATACTCGAAGGGTTCTCGACGGTAGCAAAGGTAAATCGAAGGGTCTTCTTGTTGATTTAGGGATTTACGCTAGGTTTCATTTTGGTTTCTTCTCAAATTAGGGTTCGGATTTGAGATTTCAAtcgatttatataatttttggagATCAGTTAGCGTTTGATAACGATTTGTTTGTGAATCGATTTTGGGATTGTTTTATTTCTAATCAAGGTTTAAAAACGATAAGGGTTTCAATCGATTGGGGGATTTTTTGCGCTTGTagtaagtgtttcaaaaaaattagtcaTTGTTGATATTGTTTACATTCATTTCATGTCTGCTTGGAAACTTATTGTTGATATTGTTTACATTCGTTTCTTGTTTGCAGATGGCGAATCCACATGAGCCTTATTTCTTTAAGCCTCTACTTCCTGGTTTCCACAGTGGCGTCGTAAGAACCTCACTCTTTCTATTTGTTTACATTCGTTTCTTGATTAGATGTATTTGTTGTTTGATTAACTTCGCCTTTTCTTGCAGACAATACCACTTGCCTTCTTCTCAAGCACATAGAACGGAAGACGAACTAGAAAACATGGAAACTAAGATCGGACGCTTCAGATCAAACTTGGGAAGTGATACAAGAAGGCAGGACACTCACCGGAGGTTGGAAAGATTTCACCACAGCACATGACCTTAAAATCGGTGACCTTGTCATCTTCAAACTCGAAGGAGACATGGTGTTTCATGTCACTTCTTTTGGTTCTAGCTGTTGTGAGCTTCAGTATACACATCCTCACATCATCAAGGAAGAAGCCGACGCGGGTGATGCTGATGACAATGAGATTAGTAAGTTTCAATCAAAGTTCATCGTTTTGGTCCTACCTGTTGTGAGATGTTTTGACGTGgaaattgtttcttttatttcagGAGGAACATGGGCAATGTCTTCGTTCTCATTCGACTACTGTTTTTTGGCTGAGGTCACTGCTTCAAATCTAAAAGCAGACAAACTTGTGAGTCAATTTTCATACGTATAAACCATATTTAGTTAGTCAATTTTCATACGCCTAAACCATATTCTGTGTTTGCAGTATCTTCCTAAGTGAGCTATGAGTTCTACTGCTTTGAACAAAAAATGCCAATAGATGATACTAGTGAACAAAGAGGGAAATTCTTGGACTGCGAATTTGCGATTTAGCGAAGCAGGCGGCATGTATTATATCACAAGAGGCTGGGAAAAGTTCTGTCGTGATAACAGATGCGACATAGGAGACTTATTTGTGTTCAATCTGGTTGGAGATGGGAAAACTACTCCATTGTTGTGTGTATGTCCGGAAAGTAAAGAGTGTTCTGAACTACTCAGCAAACACTTGAGTAGAAAGCGTGGTGAGTCTTCTCCATTGCCTTGCTTGAGACGTCTTTAACTTACTTGTTCTTTCTTTGCTTCTGGTTTAACTTGCTTGTTTGGTTTTGTTCTGTAGGTGATATTGCTTCAAGCTCACGGGTGAATTAGGAGAATGGTCAAGTAGTCTTGCGTCTCTTTAGCTATGTATCTCAGACTTGTTTAGAGCTTCTATCCTCTTGTTTTCCTTGCTACAATGTACTTGTAATGATCATTTCAGTTTAGACTCAAGTTCTTGTGTTTCTCTACTCTCTATTCATTTCAGTTTAGACTCAAGTACTTATAAGTTTAAATCTTTGTACTCTACTCTTGTAAGTTTAAATCTGTTTAGCTAACTACAATCTTgcttctcttcattctcttctcTTCTATGTTATACAAGTAAAAAGATAACTTGTACAAGTAAGAACATAACAAAATCAAGCTAAGAAGATAACAAAAGTTGTACAAGTAAGaaacataatttatttacaaaatgagaaattatatacaaaacttTTACttatagataaaaattaaaacataatttaaagttatagtgtaaaaaaaaacactaattttagcttttagttttaaaaaaaatataaaccacttatttgatttgattcaaaatatttgtatgtttacattttcttttctaataaatgtaaatttttaatttcttgtttaaaattttaaatttctaagattaaaaaaaaacactaaggACTCCATATTGAATAACACCATTGGACCTATAATTATGATAAGAATCCTTaaccattgaaaaaaaaaacattataatatagCTAAGGATTCCAATGGTGGGTAACACTATTGGAGTTGCTCTTAGAGCTTTAAACCATAACACATATTTTAGTCTGATTAAAAGATGAAATTTGCGAAACGTTTTCTAGGAACTGGACACAGCGGCCAAGGATGAAATCATAACCGGGAATCCACAACTTATGTttcaattttctcaaaaaaaaacttgtggtTCAAGTCAGGTAGTCAAAATGTCTACCCCAACTTATTCTCTTTAATGTCTATTCCTATATTGGAATATTAAGAAGAAAGGTTACAGAGTAATGATTTGCCAACATCTTTTGGCTGTCAGATTTGATATGCTGCTAAATAATTGGTGCAAGTAGATCCTTAACCAACATGAATAATCGACCTTGAAGACCCAAGGGCTACGAGACaaaacaaagattaagaaagGTCTTCGATTGCATGAAAACAATTTTTCATTGAAACTCTTGACCAGACCGAAGGAACAAAACGTTCCTGGAAATTTTTATTTACCCTTTGCATATGTTTGTTAACTCATCGAAGTTATTTATCCAAAAGAAGATTATAAATCTCATCAACCTAATAATTCTAAATTTTAGTGATTAGCTACATTTGAATAACAATATTCAATTCTACCTTTTCAGAGAAAAACAGTCAAAGATACATGAGCATATTCATGAGATATTTTGA
This genomic interval from Brassica napus cultivar Da-Ae chromosome A6, Da-Ae, whole genome shotgun sequence contains the following:
- the LOC106430089 gene encoding B3 domain-containing protein REM10-like: MVFHVTSFGSSCCELQYTHPHIIKEEADAGDADDNEIRGTWAMSSFSFDYCFLAEVTASNLKADKLMILVNKEGNSWTANLRFSEAGGMYYITRGWEKFCRDNRCDIGDLFVFNLVGDGKTTPLLCVCPESKECSELLSKHLSRKRGDIASSSRVN